Proteins encoded in a region of the Candidatus Thermoplasmatota archaeon genome:
- a CDS encoding protease inhibitor I42 family protein — MSDEICQKNKVIYMFGLVISAVIIVTTAISVVSILKAKTTDENHTTKFITAEDNDATLFLKKGDKLNLELRDYGDGGYTWEIVTLDETVLSLTERYDSQPSGMLGDFGNDIWVFTAEKTGSTTLELECSRSWDKIDVCATFVIEVEVQ, encoded by the coding sequence GTCAAAAAAATAAGGTAATCTACATGTTTGGGCTGGTGATAAGCGCAGTAATAATAGTGACAACTGCGATAAGCGTAGTATCTATACTGAAAGCGAAAACAACTGATGAAAACCACACTACAAAGTTTATCACTGCAGAAGATAATGATGCTACCTTGTTTTTGAAGAAAGGCGACAAGTTAAATTTAGAACTTAGAGATTATGGTGACGGTGGGTACACCTGGGAGATTGTAACACTAGATGAAACAGTGTTGAGTCTCACAGAACGATACGATAGCCAGCCATCAGGTATGTTAGGTGATTTTGGGAACGACATCTGGGTGTTTACAGCAGAGAAAACCGGTTCTACAACACTTGAACTGGAATGTAGTAGATCCTGGGATAAGATTGATGTTTGTGCAACGTTCGTCATAGAGGTAGAAGTCCAGTGA